Proteins found in one Anopheles aquasalis chromosome 3, idAnoAquaMG_Q_19, whole genome shotgun sequence genomic segment:
- the LOC126575224 gene encoding carnosine N-methyltransferase, translated as MERSSSKPECNTELEATDDGTGHGFAAEDNEEERKNFFKIIASFKYYRHSSVAELKRKECFLQSLPTTHQSMLQNYQEHLRNLRRCIDGNAQVIKQIIQDANCLFQNADHNIEPDLQPSESLKIRYQDFQKVQITLKQIYRDWSEQGKLERDQCYRPIIEEITQFFDPAKYDLSKVKILVPGAGLGRLIYELACQGFYCEGNEFSLFMLIASNFVLNRCIIEKQCTIYPWVHQFVNNVARKHQLEPVCFPDVSPTKFPPKGTMNMVAGDFLQVYQEQDYWECIATCFFIDCANNIIEFIELIKKILKPGGIWVNLGPLLYHFSDVPHEGSIEPCFDDLLEIIRSLGFIILKSETDIVTTYSQNPNSMQQSHYNSIYLVCQKPAN; from the exons ATGGAGCGATCTTCATCGAAACCGGAGTGCAACACGGAACTGGAGGCCACCGACGATGGCACGGGGCACGGATTCGCGGCGGAAGATAACGAGGAAGAGCGAAAGAACTTCTTCAAAATCATAGCCTCGTTCAAGTACTACAG GCACAGCTCGGTGGCCGAACTGAAACGGAAGGAGTGCTTCCTGCAATCGTTACCCACGACGCACCAGAGCATGCTGCAGAATTATCAGGAGCATTTGCGCAATCTGAGGCGCTGTATCGATGGAAACGCGCAGGTGATCAAGCAAATCATCCAGGATGCCAACTGTCTGTTTCAGAACGCGGACCACAACATCGAACCCGACCTGCAGCCCTCGGAGAGTCTGAAAATTCGTTATCAAGACTTTCAAAAGGTACAAATTACGCTGAAGCAGATATACCGGGACTGGAGTGAGCAGGGTAAGCTCGAGCGAGATCAGTGCTACCGACCGATCATAGAGGAAATTACCCAATTCTTCGATCCCGCCAAGTA CGATCTATCGAAGGTGAAAATACTCGTACCGGGGGCCGGGCTCGGTCGATTGATCTACGAACTCGCCTGCCAGGGTTTCTACTGCGAGGGCAACGAGTTCTCGCTCTTCATGCTAATCGCATCGAACTTTGTGCTAAACAG GTGCATCATCGAGAAGCAGTGTACCATCTATCCGTGGGTACATCAGTTTGTGAACAATGTCGCCCGGAAGCATCAGCTGGAACCGGTGTGCTTTCCCGATGTCAGCCCCACCAAGTTTCCCCCCAAGGGCACAATGAACATGGTGGCGGGCGATTTCCTGCAAGTGTACCAGGAACAGGACTACTGGGAGTGTATCGCAACTTGCTTTTTCATCGATTGCGCCAACAATATTATTGAGTTTATCGAGTTGATCAAAAAGATCCTGAAACCGGGCGGTATCTGGGTGAATCTGGGCCCACTGCTGTACCACTTTTCCGATGTACCGCACGAGGGTAGCATCGAGCCGTGCTTCGACGATCTGCTGGAGATCATCCGCTCTCTTGGCTTCATCATTCTC AAAAGTGAAACGGACATCGTCACCACCTACTCCCAGAATCCAAATTCGATGCAGCAAAGCCACTACAACAGCATTTACCTGGTGTGCCAGAAACCGGCCAACTGA
- the LOC126575060 gene encoding uncharacterized protein LOC126575060, which yields MLHAPRYYDNAGSGSTSTLLLLVVSLLFLCCFDVRLASPTTVYDSFLPNNELPGADVRREVVRPGENEQQPQLPPPHPPVQQQLLGSAAAAGGSVTWVPWYGLTEPADIVLLAGLLTVAVLGVFVFAVLVFNLRAKLRQTVRDREESGSEERLRLRAGTGLAATDRFGLLELSVAGKVAGSESVSKVREPAQGIVLIETVKPVPVSCVAVKRNCGREDPPPSDCRDGPYRGGKRIEQQLSLSDKQLPGTVGTQRKRHIPPEAVTMSAIGTTLESTNQLPSPVPPPITAAAAAAAAAEAIATTVSLVGDDKEHCLQQLQPISDDNSLQSQQPQQQQQTRNQRNVLKRQPVAEISLTGPLSSVSSPNAAYIQLLTPSSASSLSSSATTTDNNATPTKTGSGGPLSAADGPMAARFGFSPRSIHSFPVPTATYFRFPDVDDFTPTPRTIVKPSAIGDGDSSSTPPAVDAFSDPSERDPVVIPPPKKSTPPLAVQPTSVAELRTTQPASPSVEPPAVEQDEPKNEEKEPTVEEATTTKEKPREEVRSTARMCAPMANRRVRLKSISLDSEGARLVEENLTSTIPVQELVGIAQQRGKGSGGGSGPGSTGRRFDCVLDDDEDVVDDDDDDDDDDREHNYETDSGADRRWPARTKRVRNILNLRLNIPPLGSTPVGSQSTGSMVLDQDTATMTVRPVATSVSNPAMYPAPMAAHQQHHHQSNLLPSRYLGQEEASEQFYFEYFDYGDDDDDDEEDDDETGDEYEGEDGRERFAESEDNNNNSSNSGSGNNNNHHSFNHNNNSGGQRSRPALPPAPKTPTLSQSKQKASSLDSDSKVKIYIPYGVSTGSVSCSGGLSVMSIAQSQPQGMATTHNTYAHQSHHQHQHHQPVGPAPSSHQTPYGHHQQQQQQQQQLQPRRVSSASVPTTPKRYQYRSAIGHSYYHHHSQHHHPQHYQSQGQSKLKAAFGGDQGTMMRKDKSVIGLNNSSSSSTTVGTEEGKGQAGASTTTTTTTTGRSSILQRRGSNHSLTLNLDIYHRGGSVDLTGSNCSLQQHRGSYKNLHQAHSQSQLYQQYPDTGTTAVDRGTVRVQCHQASPQGGGGSTVGEATGNGATTGAGAAPANNTTNNNNNNSKKNLLQRRGSNTSLTLNLRSGVVGGGGGGGGSTFGLNRFSSHNSLHTTHMSALGTGTGSYLQQQQQLQTAGHGQHGQQHGQYGQSGSGLVRPAGSRKSLLERRNSNASLTLINVHQRTLSVSNCNLRSGSICSLNSLLTTHTQNEAGGGAGGVMMLEEDELDCTGAAGSGEHDNGHDYHHHHHHHHQHHQHHHQHHQQGLCHRHRAVGAGGRHGGSIDGGIDGTSDAVVAGRSELTGEGGAATGGQGRCGRSMGRLTIAMAQGTSMDIAGSTGEPEVGRGGVAGGDYQRHGRQRKFRSSDSLHNINAREQGLQSSCLAVQRDTNLGHHHHQEQLTEAKLMACGGRYEDRHHYGSSENFKQPSNRLSTHRALFHKDPSTVTSASSANNLSALGTGSQCCCCCCCCYCCCGQGGVHGGGVHGGVGGDGCCDGNGGGLIVKTGNLSISNSNIRNISTKPLSPQTTSEDFKIYLANIQFLQNASNVLTIAYLRKLHNFFSKTYRKMVSATAASSTHQPSPDQSTRRKHSSSKEPPPLPSPPVTDKPLETNRQTEPETGGGEACSTKMMLLHSDSLHHPPVCDDESYDEEHKKMVLKIHQEFWDLPTNYQEKPLVFGSQAKNRYKTILPNEHSRVILSPERASTVTSEPYINANYIKGPDYANNSYIATQGPLPNTIYEFWLMVHQNIVRTAAAAAAATTTTTAPTACSTDLEQKIVMLTNFVENGRQKCAIYFPQNVGEWLAFGCTADVDVSGVLEEKDAIKQATGGGPMAVRCASSFFLVQNIILEQRNGYTVRTLSVIYGSRERPESASVKPPTAADGTTSSSSSTAAASAIAASFDLIHFRAQHYWFPDWPDHRSPNDINVLLDLSLDVLGSNVRAPGSTGDLPETPGASSPAVDVLPIIHCSAGIGRTGCLIAILNGLRQLRLSVMSHRKRRVRSDIQADASSLLAVAAAPSLSTEQPKDTNPDDPGGADDASGFSVDDDGSLEPSIPLPPVPSGRGNGSKAAVCNSGGNGRSGGGSGASSLSREIGQVDILGIVCNLRLQRGGMVQNSEQYELIHRALCLYLEKLTQEKRSAHGDSDGLGGKSST from the exons ATGCTGCATGCTCCCCGTTACTACGACAACGCCGGTTCTGGGTCTACCTCGACGCTCCTTCTGCTCGTAGTGAGCCTGCTTTTCCTTTGCTGTTTCGACGTCCGACTGGCCTCTCCCACGACCGTGTACGACAGCTTCCTGCCCAATAATGAGTTGCCTGGTGCGGACGTGCGACGGGAAGTCGTGAGACCGGGGGAGAACGAACAACAGCCGCAgctcccaccaccacacccaccggtccaacagcagctgctcggTTCAGCGGCCGCAGCTGGCGGCAGTGTAACGTGGGTTCCTTGGTACGGACTGACGGAACCGGCCGATattgtgctgctggccggtttgCTGACCGTCGCCGTactcggtgtgtttgtgtttgccgtGTTGGTGTTTAACTTGCGGGCCAAACTACGTCAAACTGTGCGCGATCGGGAAGAATCGGGATCGGAGGAGCGGCTTCGATTGCGCGCGGGCACGGGGCTTGccgcaaccgatcgattcggGCTGCTGGAGCTCAGTGTGGCCGGAAAGGTCGCAGGAAGCGAAAGTGTATCGAAAGTGCGTGAACCAGCGCAAGGTATCGTACTGATAGAGACAGTTAAACCGGTGCCAGTGAGTTGTGTAGCCGTGAAGCGTAACTGTGGGCGTGAAGATCCCCCTCCTTCGGACTGTCGAGACGGCCCGTATCGTGGCGGTAAACGTATCGAACAGCAGCTTAGTCTTTCGGATAAGCAGCTACCCGGAACGGTcggaacgcaacggaaacgACATATACCACCGGAAGCGGTGACCATGAGTGCGATTGGAACGACGCTCGAGTCTACCAATCAACTACCATCACCAGTGCCCCCACcaataacagcagcagctgcagcagccgcagcagcggAAGCCATAGCAACCACCGTGAGCCTAGTTGGCGATGATAAGGAACACTGTTTGCAGCAACTACAACCAATCTCCGATGACAACTCGCTacaatcgcagcaaccgcagcaacagcagcagacccGCAACCAACGGAATGTACTGAAGCGGCAACCGGTGGCAGAGATATCGCTCACCGGGCCGCTCTCCTCCGTCAGCTCCCCCAATGCAGCCTACATTCAGCTGCTCACTCCTTCGTCCGCTTCCTCACTCTCCTCGtctgcgaccaccaccgacaatAATGCGACCCCGACGAAGACGGGCAGCGGTGGTCCACTGTCGGCCGCCGATGGTCCGATGGCCGCACGATTCGGCTTTTCACCCCGCTCGATACACTCGTTCCCGGTGCCGACGGCCACCTACTTTCGGTTCCCGGATGTGGACGATTTTACACCGACACCGCGCACGATCGTGAAACCTTCGGCGATCGGTGATGGCGATTCTTCCTCCACTCCACCGGCCGTCGATGCGTTCTCCGATCCTTCCGAGCGCGATCCCGTCGTTATACCGCCTCCGAAGAAAAGTACTCCACCTCTCGCGGTCCAGCCCACGTCCGTTGCCGAGCTGCGAACAACACAGCCTGCTTCACCGTCAGTAGAACCGCCAGCAGTAGAGCAGGATGAAccaaagaatgaagaaaaggaacCGACAGTGGAAgaggcaacaacaaccaagGAAAAACCACGCGAGGAAGTGCGCAGTACGGCACGAATGTGCGCTCCGATGGCCAACCGGCGCGTACGTCTTAAGTCGATCTCCCTCGATTCGGAGGGCGCTCGGTTGGTCGAAGAAAATCTGACCTCTACCATCCCGGTGCAGGAGCTCGTTGGAATTGCGCAACAGAGGGGAAAAGGATCAGGCGGAGGGAGTGGCCCCGGTTCAACGGGACGTCGTTTCGATTGTGTGCtagacgatgatgaggatgtggtggatgatgatgatgatgatgacgacgacgatagggAGCATAACTATGAGACTGATAGTGGAGCGGACAGACGTTGGCCAGCACGCACGAAGCGGGTGCGAAACATTCTAAACCTTCGCTTGAACATACCACCGCTCGGTAGCACTCCGGTCGGTAGCCAATCGACCGGCTCGATGGTGCTGGATCAGGATACGGCCACGATGACGGTGCGTCCCGTGGCCACCTCGGTCTCAAATCCGGCCATGTACCCGGCCCCAATGgcagcacaccaacagcatcaccatcagtctAATCTACTTCCGTCTCGATACCTTGGACAggaagaagcgagcgagcagttTTACTTCGAATACTTTGActacggcgatgacgatgacgacgatgaggaggatgatgatgagacggGAGACGAGTATGAGGGAGAGGATGGTCGGGAGCGGTTTGCGGAATCAGAggacaataacaacaatagcaGTAACAGTGGAAgcggtaacaacaacaaccatcacagcttcaaccacaacaacaacagcggtgGACAACGGTCACGACCAGCGCTTCCACCGGCCCCCAAAACCCCAACCCTGTCCCAGTCGAAGCAGAAGGCCAGTTCGCTCGATTCCGACTCGAAGGTCAAGATCTACATCCCGTACGGTGTCAGCACCGGATCGGTGAGCTGTAGCGGTGGTCTCAGCGTGATGAGCATCGCACAGTCGCAGCCACAGGGCATGGCCACCACGCACAATACCTACGCTCATCAGtcgcaccatcagcatcagcaccatcagccagTGGGGCCAGCACCGTCATCGCACCAGACGCCATATggtcaccatcagcagcagcagcagcagcagcaacagctgcaaccTCGGCGAGTCTCTTCCGCCTCCGTGCCAACGACACCGAAACGATATCAGTaccgatcggcgatcggaCACTCGTACTATCACCATCActcccagcatcaccatccgcAGCATTACCAAAGTCAAGGACAATCAAAACTGAAAGCAGCGTTTGGCGGCGACCAGGGAACGATGATGCGAAAGGACAAATCAGTAATCGGGctgaacaacagcagcagcagcagtaccacgGTGGGCACTGAGGAGGGTAAGGGGCAAGCTGGtgctagcaccaccaccaccaccaccaccaccggtcgatcGAGTATTTTGCAGCGTCGTGGCTCCAACCACAGCCTCACGTTGAACCTCGATATCTATCATCGGGGTGGAAGCGTGGATCTGACGGGATCGAACTGtagcctgcagcagcaccgtggttCGTACAAAAACCTGCACCAAGCGCACTCACAATCACAGCTCTACCAGCAGTATCCGGACACGGGCACGACGGCGGTGGATCGTGGTACCGTGCGTGTCCAATGCCATCAAGCTTCGCCccagggtggcggtggcagtacGGTTGGTGAAGCGACGGGGAACGGTGCCactaccggtgctggtgctgccccAGCCAACAACActaccaacaacaataacaacaatagcaaAAAGAATCTCCTGCAACGGCGCGGATCCAATACGAGTCTCACCCTGAATCTCCGTTCCGGTGTCGttggagggggtggtggtgggggcggTTCGACTTTTGGATTGAACCGTTTCAGCAGCCACAATTCGCTCCACACGACGCACATGTCTGCGCTGGGTACTGGTACCGGGTCgtacctgcagcagcaacagcaactgcaaaCGGCAGGGCACGGACAGCatgggcagcagcacggaCAGTACGGGCAGTCCGGATCCGGGCTGGTGCGCCCGGCTGGATCGAGAAAGTCACTTCTCGAGCGGCGCAATTCGAACGCTAGCCTAACACTGATCAACGTGCATCAGCGTACGCTCTCCGTCTCGAACTGTAATCTGCGATCGGGCTCGATCTGTAGCCTGAACAGCCTGCTAACAACGCACACCCAGAACGAAGCAGGCGGTGGCGCCGGtggtgtgatgatgctggaggaAGATGAGCTCGATTGTACGGGTGCGGCGGGCAGTGGAGAGCACGATAATGGCCAtgactaccaccaccatcaccatcatcaccatcagcatcatcaacatcaccatcagcatcatcagcagggactgtgtcatcgtcatcgagcggTAGGCGCTGGTGGTCGCCATGGCGGTAGCATCGATGGTGGTATCGATGGCACCagcgatgctgttgttgctggcagaTCGGAGTTGACTGGGGAAGGTGGTGCAGCGACAGGAGGCCAGGGACGGTGCGGACGGTCGATGGGGCGGCTGACGATAGCGATGGCGCAGGGTACCTCGATGGATATTGCTGGATCGACCGGAGAGCCCGAAGTAGGTCgaggtggtgttgctggaggAGACTATCAGCGGCACGGTCGGCAGCGAAAGTTCCGCAGCTCGGACAGCCTGCATAACATCAATGCTCGCGAGCAAGGACTGCAGAGCAGCTGTCTGGCGGTTCAGCGTGACACAAATCtcggccatcaccatcaccaggaacAGCTGACGGAAGCGAAGCTAATGGCGTGCGGTGGTCGCTACGAAGACCGTCATCATTATG GATCGTCGGAAAACTTTAAGCAACCTAGCAATCGGCTGTCAACACACCGTGCACTGTTCCACAAGGATCCATCTACCGTGACTTCCGCTTCCTCGGCGAACAACCTTTCCGCCCTCGGTACGGGTTCacagtgttgctgttgttgctgctgttgctattgttgctgCGGTCAAGGTGGTGTccatggtggcggtgtgcaTGGTGGCGTTGGAggcgatggttgctgcgatggaaACGGTGGTGGGTTAATCGTAAAGACGGGCAacctcagcatcagcaactcGAACATACGCAACATCTCGACCAAACCGCTCAGCCCGCAGACCACTAGCGAGGACTTTAAAATCTACCTGGCCAACATCCAGTTCCTGCAGAACGCCTCGAACGTCCTGACAATCGCGTACCTGCGCAAATTGCACAACTTTTTCAGCAAAACCTATCGCAAAATGGTgtccgcaacagcagcatcatcaacgcaCCAACCATCGCCGGATCAGTCCACGAGACGGAAGCACTCGTCGTCgaaggaaccaccaccactgccatcaccaccggtgacggATAAGCCCCTAGAAACCAACAggcaaaccgaaccggaaaccggcggcggcgaagCGTGCTCGACGAAGATGATGCTACTGCACAGCGACAGCCTGCACCATCCGCCCGTCTGCGATGACGAATCGTACGACGAGGAGCACAAGAAGATGGTGCTCAAAATACACCAGGAGTTCTGGGACCTGCCGACCAACTACCAGGAGAAACCGCTCGTCTTTGGTTCGCAGGCAAAGAACCGCTACAAAACTATCCTGCCAAATGAGCACTCGCGGGTGATACTGTCGCCGGAGCGTGCTTCCACCGTTACCAGTGAACCGTACATCAATGCCAACTACATCAAG GGTCCGGATTATGCCAACAACAGTTACATTGCGACGCAAGGACCGCTACCGAACACGATCTACGAATTCTGGCTGATGGTACATCAGAACATCGTTcgaacggctgctgctgctgctgctgctacgacgacgacaacggcccCAACGGCCTGTAGCACCGATTTGGAGCAGAAAATAGTGATGCTGACAAACTTTGTCGAAAACGGACGTCAAAAGTGCGCCATCTATTTTCCGCAGAACGTTGGCGAATGGCTCGCTTTCGGTTGCACGGCCGATGTCGATGTGAGCGGGGTGCTGGAGGAAAAGGACGCGATTAAGCAGGCAACCGGCGGTGGCCCTATGGCGGTACGCTGTGCTAGCAGCTTTTTCCTCGTGCAAAACATTATCCTTGAGCAGCGTAACGGATACACCGTACGAACGCTCAGCGTAATCTATGGTTCTCGAGAGCGGCCGGAGTCAGCCTCCGTTAAGCCTCCAACGGCAGCCGATGGTAcaaccagtagcagcagcagcaccgccgccgccagcgccATCGCTGCTTCATTTGATCTGATTCATTTTCGGGCACAGCATTACTGGTTTCCGGATTGGCCCGATCATCGCTCACCGAATGACATTAACGTGCTGCTGGACCTGAGCTTGGACGTGCTCGGTAGCAACGTGCGTGCGCCCGGTTCAACGGGCGATCTACCCGAAACTCCCGGTGCTTCATCTCCCGCCGTCGATGTACTGCCAATCATTCACTGCTCGGCCGGTATCGGTCGAACAGGCTGTCTGATTGCCATACTGAACGGTTTGCGCCAATTGCGGCTCTCAGTGATGTCTCATCGGAAGCGGCGGGTACGCAGTGACATTCAGGCTGACGCTTCGTCGCTACTTGCTGTCGCTGCAGCGCCATCACTTTCCACTGAACAGCCCAAGGATACGAACCCGGATgatcctggtggtgctgatgacgCTAGTGGCTTCTCGGTGGATGACGATGGTTCATTGGAACCATCcattccactgccaccggtacCCAGCGGTAGAGGGAACGGCAGCAAAGCTGCGGTGTGCAATTCCGGTGGTAACggtcgtagtggtggtggaagtggtgcCAGTAGCCTCTCGCGCGAGATCGGACAGGTCGATATACTGGGTATCGTGTGCAACCTGCGACTGCAGCGTGGCGGCATGGTGCAGAACTCGGAGCAGTACGAGCTGATCCATCGGGCACTGTGCCTGTATCTGGAGAAGCTGACACAGGAAAAGCGATCGGCGCACGGCGACAGTGATGGTTTGGGCGGCAAAAGTAGCACCTAG
- the LOC126574614 gene encoding jupiter microtubule associated homolog 1, translating to MSTSFNVGVAAETKPSSRVLKPPGGGHSDIFGSSEVKQNAPRPKNNQQNSSNMNAVMGTLDPNESSDVGGKSAVANEAPAPVPAAGGGASSAADKQQAPAAADNQRARVPPGGHSAGFW from the coding sequence ATGTCGACCAGCTTCAACGTAGGTGTGGCCGCCGAGACCAAACCGTCGAGCCGCGTCCTGAAGCCACCGGGCGGTGGCCATTCCGACATTTTCGGCTCTTCCGAGGTTAAACAGAACGCGCCGCGTCCGAAGAACAACCAGCAAAACTCTTCCAACATGAACGCCGTTATGGGAACGCTGGACCCGAACGAGTCGAGCGACGTCGGTGGCAAGTCGGCCGTTGCGAACGAGGCACCGGCCCCAGTACCAGCGGCCGGCGGTGGGGCGTCTTCCGCGGCGGACAAGCAGCAGGCACCCGCGGCAGCGGATAATCAGCGGGCACGTGTGCCTCCCGGTGGACACTCggccggtttttggtga
- the LOC126574454 gene encoding sideroflexin-2, protein MATIDIVQPLWDLNTFSGRLKHYFWITDPRTCFATDDELDRAKELYLTIKAGTIPQNTTIEEIHYAKKLYESAFHPDSGEKQNVFGRMSFQMPGGMAITGAMLQWYKTTTGVVFWQWVNQSFNALVNYTNRNANSDLSTTQLAVAYVSATTSALVAAVGYKAYLTKRASPLFLRYVPFVAVAAANCINIPLMRQNELLHGISIEDEQGNVVGSSRVAAGKGIAQVIFSRITMCAPGMLILPVIMERLEQYHTFKRLSVLHAPFQVAVVGCFLTVMVPVACSLFPQKAELSTRVMELLEPEFYAEMRKKNDQVPALVYFNKGL, encoded by the exons ATGGCGACAATCGATATCGTTCAGCCACTGTGGGATCTGAACACCTTCTCGGGGCGCTTGAAGCACTACTTTTGGATAACCGACCCACGCACCTGTTTCGCAACCGACGACGAGCTTGACCGCGCCAAGGAACTGTACTTGACCATTAA AGCCGGCACCATACCGCAAAATACGACGATCGAGGAGATACATTATGCTAAAAAGCTGTACGAAAGCGCATTCCATCCGGATAGCggtgaaaagcaaaatgtGTTCGGCCGGATGAGCTTCCAGATGCCGGGCGGTATGGCCATCACCGGTGCCATGTTGCAGTGGTATAA AACGACTACGGGTGTCGTGTTTTGGCAGTGGGTTAATCAATCGTTCAACGCACTCGTCAATTACACGAATCGTAATGCCAACTCCGATCTCTCGACGACGCAGCTGGCAGTGGCCTACGTGTCGGCGACAACCTCTGCGTTGGTGGCTGCCGTCGGTTACAAGGCGTATCTGACCAAGCGTGCCAGCCCACTGTTCTTGCGCTATGTTCCGTTCGTGGCGGTAGCAGCCGCTAACTGCATTAACATCCCGCTGATGCGACAGAACGAGCTGCTGCATGGCATCAGCATCGAGGATGAGCAGGGTAACGTGGTTGGCTCGAGCAGGGTGGCCGCTGGTAAGGGAATTGCTCAGGTTATTTTCTCCCGTATTACCATGTGCGCCCCCGGTATGCTGATACTGCCGGTTATCATGGAGCGGCTGGAACAGTACCACACGTTCAAGCGGCTCTCGGTCCTTCACGCACCATTCCAAGTCGCGGTGGTCGGTTGTTT CCTCACCGTTATGGTTCCCGTGGCATGCTCGCTGTTTCCACAGAAGGCTGAACTGAGCACGCGAGtgatggagctgctggagccgGAGTTCTATGCCGAGATGCGCAAGAAAAACGATCAAGTACCGGCGCTGGTATACTTCAATAAGGGCCTGTAA
- the LOC126575061 gene encoding CCR4-NOT transcription complex subunit 11: MASVRELYDLLFSSQKNIENQSFENVSAIVQKRFITPTTWFQVGSTLALLLLQEDIALPVHRLAAIYVLYDIRRKEQPESPFYLYLARFLDPMGGSLPATVTNPARAIELKFIHVLLSNGDPEIEKKNSRLFCQLYVTQPPIGQTEMAYIKAKVNEKLKELPLTVRSNILNVIPAIQMIPGREQGHKNYTGAAIEELLAAMTVHPSNPLTNALAPTFMSVAPPLLSCEDELIWLDLGSPSYHKPVYNSCSDAESTPDKCLRTLLMQSFRQALSIADQQTLLNELEKDTQQTHLTCVTPEKLPNLIEYNPLIAIEILMKMLKTRHINAYLDEIVGMELSLHSMEVVNRLTTSVDLPAHFVHLYIVNSIATCSTIKDKYMQNRLVRLVCVFLQSLIRNKIIDVKQLYIEIEAFCIEFSRIREAAALYRLLKQLELDQGTVAGVSNTQQKEQS, translated from the exons ATGGCCAGCGTCCGGGAGCTGTATGA CCTGCTGTTCTCGTCGCAGAAAAATATCGAAAACCAATCGTTCGAAAATGTGTCCGCTATCGTCCAGAAACGGTTTATCACTCCGACTACCTGGTTTCAAG TTGGATCAACGTTggctttgctgttgctgcaggaaGATATAGCCCTGCCGGTGCATCGGCTGGCCGCGATATACGTACTGTACGATATCCGACGTAAGGAGCAACCGGAATCACCATTCTATTTGTATTTGGCACGTTTTCTCGATCCGATGGGTGGTTCACTGCCGGCCACCGTTACCAATCCGGCCCGTGCCATCGAGCTGAAGTTTATTCATGTGCTTCTGTCGAACGGTGATCCAGAg ATCGAGAAGAAAAATTCGAGGCTCTTCTGCCAACTGTACGTCACTCAGCCACCGATCGGCCAAACGGAGATGGCGTACATCAAGGCAAAGGTGAACGAGAAACTGAAGGAGCTTCCGCTGACGGTGCGTTCGAACATTTTGAACGTCATCCCGGCCATCCAGATGATACCAGGACGGGAGCAGGGTCACAAAAATTACACCGGAGCCGCAATCGAAGAGCTGCTGGCGGCTATGACCGTACATCCGAGCAACCCGCTCACGAACGCACTCGCACCGACCTTCATGTCCGTTGCGCCGCCCTTGCTTTCCTGCGAAGATGAACTGATCTGGCTTGATCTGGGTAGCCCATCGTACCACAAGCCGGTGTACAACAGCTGCAGTGATGCTGAGTCAACGCCCGATAAGTGCCTTCGGACACTGCTTATGCAATCGTTCCGCCAGGCGCTCAGCATTGCCGATCAGCAGACGCTACTGAACGAGCTCGAGAAAGACACCCAGCAGACACACCTGACATGCGTTACACCGGAAAAG CTTCCCAATCTGATCGAATACAATCctctgatcgcgatcgagatcTTGATGAAAATGCTAAAAACGCGCCACATCAACGCCTACCTGGACGAAATCGTTGGCATGGAGCTGTCGCTACACTCGATGGAGGTGGTGAACCGCTTAACGACCTCCGTCGATCTACCGGCCCACTTTGTTCATCTGTACATCGTGAACAGTATCGCGACCTGCTCGACGATCAAGGACAAGTACATGCAGAACCGGCTCGTGCGGTTGGTTTGCGTGTTTCTGCAGAGCTTGATCCGCAACAAAATTATCGATGTGAAGCAGCTGTACATCGAGATCGAAGCGTTTTGCATCGAGTTTAGCCGAATCCGGGAGGCGGCTGCTCTCTATCGATTACTGAAGCAACTCGAGCTAGATCAGGGCACCGTGGCCGGTGTTAGCAACACACAGCAAAAGGAACAAAGTTGA